From the genome of Tenericutes bacterium MZ-XQ:
CTTCTCATTGCTCCAATAGCTCCAAAGCATGGTGCACTAAATAGGTTAAAGACCATAAATGCATATGCTGATGCCGGTGTGAAGAAACTAAAAGCTTGGCTATTGAAAATAAATATGCCATCAGACACTTCCTCTGAATAACCAGCAATAATAGCCATTGATGCGACTACTTGTTCTTTTGCAACCAACCCTTGCATCGCAGAAACAGTAGCTTCCCAACTTAACTCTCCTAAAAAAGGATATAAAGCCCATGAGAAAACATTCCCTATGCTTGCAAGCATTGATTGATCAGGGGCTATACCATACTCAAAACCAAATGAAAAACTTAGTAAAAACCATACGCCAATGGAAGCTAATAATATAATTGAACCTGCTTGTTTAACAAAAGCAAGAACCTTATCTCCAACATCCTTAAACAAAAAACCAAAATGTGGAAGTTTATAATTAGGCAATTCTAGAATAAAACTTGAAGTCTTACCCCTAAACAAGAGCTGCTTCATCATAAATGCTGATCCAATAATCACTATCACTGCAAAGAAATATAAACTCGCACTTACAATGCCTGAATAATCTCCAAAGAAATATCCGGCAAATAAAGTAATAATTGGTAACTTAGCACTACATGGAACAAACGGTGTCAAAAGAATCGTCATTTTTTTCTCTGTTTCATCATGAATTGTTCTTGCTGACATAATCGCTGGAACACTACAACCACTACCAATAATAAATGGTATTAATGACTTTCCAGATAATCCTACTTTTTGAAACACCTTATCTAAGAAAAATGCAATTCTACTCATATATCCAGTAGTTTCTAAGAAAGAAATGAGCAAAAACAAGATAGTGAGTTGAGGTAAAAATGTCAAAATAGCTCCAACACCTGCTAAAATGCCATCAACAACTAAGCTTCTAGACCATTCGGATGCACCAACTTGATCCAATGTTGTTGCAATCCATTCACTAAACATTGTGACATATTTATCAACAAAATCTACAGTTATAGAACCAAATGGCCCAGCAGCTAAATAATAGACAGTGAACATAATCAACATAAAAATAGGAATTGCTAAATACTTGTTTAAAAAAATGCGATCAAGTTTATCAGTTATTGTCATATGCTCTTTGTTAGACTTAATTGCTTCATCTCTTATAAACTCAATATATCGATATCTTTCATCAACAATCACTTGCTCCATATCCCTTTGATAATGAAGACTCATATTTTTAACTAACTCTTTTGAACCATTTTGGTGATACTCATCAAAGGCTTGATCTTCTTCAATTAATTTAATTGCAATATATCTTTTGTGTTTATGAGTCAGTTCTTTTTCTAAAATATTCAGGCAATCTTCCAACTGATGATCATAAATATGTTCATAGTTATTTTTTCTGTATGATTTGTTTTTTATCACTTGAATTAGATCAAAAACACCTGTTTTTTTGAGTGCAGAAATAGGAACCATGGTTGTATCCAGTTTTTCTTCTAAAAACTTATAGTCGATGTCTATTCCTCTTTGTAGAGCGATATCACTCATATTAAGTGCAACCACAACAGGAATATCTAGTTCTAAAAGTTGAGTGGTTAAATATAAAGATCTTTCAAGATTTGTCGAATCTAAAATATTTAAAATCAAATCGATTTTCTCTTCAAATAAATAGTTTCTAGTTATTGATTCTTCAATCGTATAAGGTGTTAGCGAATAAACACCAGGTAGATCAATAATATCAAAATCTGTTGATCTGATTCTTCCTTCTTTTTTTTCGATTGTCACTCCTGGCCAATTCCCTATTTTTTGGTTATGACCTGTTAGCAAATTGAAAAGTGTCGTTTTACCAGAGTTTTGATTCCCTAAAAGTGCTACTTTCATGATAAAACCTCTACATCAATCAGTTTTAAATCTTGCTTTCTTAAACATAATTCATAGCCTCTAAGTTCGATATCATATGGATCTCCAAGAGGTGCAATTCTTTTAACTTTTATTTGTACACCTTCAGTAATGCCCATGTCTAATAATCTTCTTCTTAAGGCTTTATCTATAGTGTTCAATTTAATGACTTTAGCTTTTTGTCCAATAGATAAATCAGCCAAAACAGCTCTGTCATTTTTTTTATATTTAGGTTTTTTTGCCATTAGACATTTCTCCTCATCGTTGTTATTCAGTTTCATTATATTGAAAACAGTGATGAAGTCAAATATATCTATAAACATTCTAATTATCATTATAAATAAGATAATAAAAAAAGAAAAAGCCCTGGGGCTTTAACTGATAGTTACGACTCAATCCAATCATAGAGATCTTCTTTTCGCTTAGGTTTATTGAAAATTTTTTCTGGGTTTTCATAGCCTAAACATACTGCGTATAGTGGCTTATATCCTTCTTTAATATTCAACTTATCCATTGAACTTGGATCTAAAAAATAGTGTTTTATAAGTTCTACCCATAAAGACCCAATATTTAAAGAGGTAGCTGCTAAAAGCATATTCTCAATTGCTGCACTGCAATCTTCGACTGGAGAATATGCTTTCTCACTCACTGAAATGATGACAACTGTAGGTGCATGATGAAGCACATGATACTTCTCATTGTTTCCGTATTTTGAGACCCAATCGATATCGGAGTCCTTCATATAAGATTTTGCAACTTCACTCATTTCATCGATTAGTTTTGCATTTCTAATAATCGTAAATCTAACTGGTTGTGTGTTGTGCCCACTTGGAGCTTCTATACCCGCTTTAACAATCGTTTCAACAATATCTTTCGATATTTGCTTATCTAAAAATTTTCTAACGCTTTTTCTTTTGTATATATTATTTATAACATCATTCATATCACGACCACCTTTCTTCTCATGCCTAGTTTATCTTTTTAGAATTTCATTGTCAAGCCGTATTTCACAAAAAGAAAAAGGCTTATCGCCTTTATTCTTGAGATTTCTTAAAGTATTTTTTATCATCATACATCATAAGATCTAAGTGTTCAAAAAAACTTGGTAAATCTACATATGTATGTTCATCATAGATGCCCTTACCTAAACTTAAACTTATAGAAAAATCGTATGGTGATTTTTTATTGAACTCGTGAATCACGTGTTCAATGCGATTCATAATCTCATTGACTATGTCTTTTTTATCACTAATAATAACAATAACAAACTCGTCTCCGCCAATTCTAAAGATGTAATCTTGAGATCTAATGGTCGATTTTAATAATTTGGAAACATGAACTAGAATCTCATCACCAACACGATGTCCATATTGATCGTTGATGTTTTTAAAATCATTGATATCGACCATAATACCAGAAACAGTCAAGCTTTTATGCTTCATATATGATAAGTCTCTAACGATGGTCTCATATTCTCTTCTGTTAAACAATCCAGTTAAAAAGTCAGTTGATGTTATTCTCGACTGAATATAAATATAAATCATCAATTGAGAAACAACTAAACTGCTCCATATCATATTAATATCATTAAAAATCATCAATATGCTTGTTGCGAAAAATGGTGGTAGTGAAAATAATAGTAAAGGTAAAAACTCTTTTTTTCTTACTTTTTCTTTATGTTTGATAATATCGTAGTTAGCAATCATAATAACTAAAAACGATGAAAGCGCAACGATGTAGTGATGTGGTCCTCTAGAAAAATCATTCAAATCGCTGATATTAAAGATTATGTCTTGAAAATAACTTGCAATCACAAAACCAAAATTTATAATGAAAATAATACCTGGAATGATAGAAAATTTTATCAAACGTTTACGACTACCAAAAATATTTGTATCTACATAATAGATCCATAATAGTCCGAACAGAGGAGGCAAAGTAAAATACACACCTACACTTGTGTGTAATACAATGCTTGCAACAATGCCTTCAGTTCCATTTAATAGAATGATGATTGAATCTAGAATAATTAAAGAAAGATTCACTCCAATTAGATAAAAGAAAACTTTGTTAATATAGTTTTTCCAATTCAGTTGTCTAATCAGTGAAAAAAACAAAATCACCAAAACAACGCTCGATATGAGGTTCTTCTGTATCTCAATGAACAGTGTCACCACCCCCAAATACCTTATCATTATATTATCACAAAATGATAAAATATAACTTTCATCTTTATGTCATAATCATGAAGAAATCAATACTTTTCCTTAAAATCTTCTAAATTCCATAAAAACTTTGAATACTTATGCTTTTTTACGTAGTTGTATATGATTTTATCATATAAGGTCTTTTACTATTTTACCAAAAAAATAACTGTGTTCAAGATAAATACTGATTTTGTATAACTCATAATTGAATAATAACCTTACGTTTGGTAAAATGATTATGCCAAACAAGAATAGTGAATAGAATACCTTTTAAGTTGATGTCTTTAATCAACCAGCTTGGACACTATTTCTTGTTTGGCGATAAGAAAGTTCCTATTCAAGCTGGTTGCTTAAGGACATTTATCATTTAAGGAGTCTACCAAACATGAATCAAGCTATAACACCAGAAACATTGTACCCAATCATTCAAACTTTATGTGCTGATGATTATAATGAACTGCTTAAGAAAATGCAGCTGAATCAAAAGATAATCAATGATGCTGCGAATGCTCTTCATAAAATCATCTTTAGAGAGCGTCGAGTTCCTAACGGATATGTTAGAAACGGTAAGACACCTACTGGTCGTCAAAAGTATCTCAATCCTCAAACCAGTAGATCTATTTCAGATACCCATCATTCCATCGTTCGTTACTCCAAGAAGTCATATGAACAGTGGTTGATGTTTATCAAATGTATGCTCTATGGTCTATCTTTAAGAAAGAGTGCATCTGAAGTTGGGATTTCAACGACTACTGCCTTTGCGTGGCGTCATAAAGTCATCGAAGCGATGAAAGACTATCAGGAAGTTGTCAAACTGTCTGGGGAAATAGAGATTGATGAAACTTATTTTCTTCTTAACATGAAGGGTCCTTGGAAAGGTAAACAAATGCCAAGATCTGCTAAGAAGAAAGGTGAACCCGCCGTTTTACGTGGTGTTTCTAATGAACATGTTTGTGTTCTTATCGCACTTGATGAAAATGATCAGGTTTTAACGAAGGTCGTTGGTCAAGGAAATCCGTGGAAAGATGATATCTTCGATGCCATTAAAGGTAAGGTTAAAGCGGGTAGTCATATCACATCAGATAGTAAATCATCTTATTTTGATATTGCTCATCAATTAGAATGTTCAGTTACACAAATTCCTTCTGGTGAACACACCAAAGATGAATACAGTTTAGGAGTTATTAATAATTATCATAGTGAATTAAAAACCTGGTTTAGAAGATTTAGAGGCGTATCTACGAAACATTTAGAGGGTTACTTGATGTGGTTTAGGTTCATGAAGTATTTAAAGTATCAATTGGAGTATGACAAGCACTTAAATGCGGCATTAAAATATGTCATATCAAACCATGTTTCAATCAAATCAAGTGATATTCATCAAAGAGATTGGCCTATTGATATTTTTAAGCCATATCAGTATTTATCTTGAACACAGTTAAAAAATTAAAAAATTAAACATCTTTTTATAAATTGAATAAACTTATATTATAATCTCTCTATTTTTTCAATATATTTTCCAATTTCAAACTTACGTTCTAACCCTTTATCATTCATGTATCTAAGTTTTCCAAAAATGGTTCGTTCTGTCCATGCTCTATCGTGTTTTCCAAAACACCATGCGACACCTGTGTAACTATTTGGGTCTCTACCATCTATAAAATACTTGTTATTTAAATATAGAATGTTTTCATATGCTTTTTTAAACGATGGTGACCATTCAATTATTTTTTTTGCCCAGTACATACGCATATAATTGTGCATATATCCTGTAATTACCATTTCTTTCATTGCTGCATTAAAATATGGGTCATGCGTTTGAAATGTTTCATAATCTTTGGTGTCATAAACATAATCCCTGTGATCAAATTCATGAGCATTCATTGTTTGATATGCCCAGTCTTCTGTCATGGTTTCAAATGTATCATAACCCTCTTGATAAAAAACATAATTGAAGGCTAACTCTCTTCTAATAAGTAATTGCTCGACATATTGGTCAAAAGATTCACCTTTGATTTGTCCTTGCTCTAAAGCTATATATAATCGTTCTAACAATTCTAAACTTGAGATTTGTCCAAAATGAAGATACATGCTCATATGTGAAGTTGCATCTTTTGATGGATCGTTACTTTCTGGATATAAATCTGATTTATATAGTATAAACTCACTAAAAAGTTTAGATGCTTCTAAGTATCCGCCCTTATAATAAATACTTCTTGGAACACTTTGATCAATATTCATATGATCAACCAAGTCAGCAACATCATCTAAATCGTTGTCGCTATGTAAATCAATGATTTGCTGACGATTCAAAACCGCAAGTTTTTTGAAATCTCTAAACTCTTCATATACTCTCTTAATCTTAGGTCGAATAGTATAAGCACCATATTCAGCCTTATTTGATGCGACATGTACTGGAACAATCAAATCTGTATCTACCATGTCGATATATAAAATCTCATCATTTTTGACATTGTGATATACATCTTTTCTCCATGTTCTTTGGTGTTTTAAATATCCTCGATCCATGATAAGTGCTTGAGCATCCTTTAAAAATGGGATGATCATCTCATGTGGTTTACCAAACTTAAGTACAAAACTTATACCTAACTTATTTAATAACTGTTTAACTTCTTTTAAACCTTCAAGCATAAAACTATAACTTCTAGCGTTTGCTTCTGGATATTTATCATCTAGACCAAAAAAACAGACAAGTGGTAAATCAAAATGATTTGCCAAACGTATTGCATGATCTAGTGCATGGTTATAGTGCACTCGTTGAGATTGTTGCATCCAATAAATCACATATTTTCTGCTTGAATCTTTTTTACCATCCTTAATTTTTAGTAGACGCTCTTTGTGCATACAGTTCCCCTTAAAGTTCTATTATTTGGTTCAAATCAAACAATATCAATCCATCATTGTTCACTCATATTTTAACATGAAACAAGATTAATCTTGAATTTAAATCATTTTTGATCTACCTTGATAAACATGCGTGTTATAATCAAACTAATCAAGAATATGAAGAGATCAAAAGATTTAAATCTTTGATCAAGTCATCATTTTATGACAAGGAGATCATTTTATGTATCTAAAAAAAATAAAACATCCCGAACTCTTTCAAGGTAATAAAAAGAAAAATCATTACTTTGAAGGTTGGTATTATAAATTAGTTACAGCAGATCAAAAAGTATCCATTGCTTTTATTCCTGGAATCAGTATGAATCAGAAAGATCCGCATACATTTATTCAAGTATTTGTCTCTAAAGGTGATGATTTAAAAACATATTACTTTAAGTTTAATAGTGATGATTTCATCTATAGTCATGATCAATTTCAAGTGCAAGTCAAAAATAATCTATTTACTTTAAGCGAAGTTAACATATCTTTAGATCATGAGCTTATGACTGTTCAAGGAACCATTCACCTAAATCACCATATAGGTTTAAACAAAAATTTGTATCAACCAAATATCATGGGACCTTTTGCATATCTACCATTTATGGAATGCAACCACGGTGTCATTAGTATGACATCAAATCTAAAAGGTAGCTTAACAATAAACAATGAAGTCTATGATTTTAGTGATGGTAAAGCATACATAGAAAAAGATTGGGGAAAATCCTTTCCTAAAGCCTATATCTGGTTACAAAGCAACCATTTTAATAATGAAAAAACATCCTTTATGTTTTCTTATGCAACCATACCTTTTATGGGTATGTCATTTAAAGGTCTCATCGTCAATTTAATCTACAATCAAAAAGAATATAGATTTGCTACGTACAACTTAACAAAAATTTTAAAGAAAGAGATCCAAAAAGATACTATCAGTTTTATTTTGAAAAAAGGCAAATACAAACTCTATGTGGATGCAAAAAAGGAGCATGAAATAGACCTAGTTTCACCATCATTTGGACTTATGAAAAATACAATCAAAGAAGGTTTATCTGGAACAATTTCTTTGAAACTTTACGAAAATCAACAACTCATCTTTGAAGATATCGGTGAAAATGCCGGTATTGAGATTATGATGAAATAAAAAGCATATCGCATGATATGCTTTTTTCATAAATTATCCATTAACAAGTTTTGCTCTGATTCTTGTAGAGAAGAAATCCACAATCAACACAACAATGATAATACCCCATAAAGCTGCTGAAGCATCTCTCCATCGACCTGCATTCATCGCTAAAATCAATGAAACCCCAATACCACCAGCACCAACGATACCTAAAACTGTGGCATTCTTAACATTAATCTCAAAACGATAAATAATTACAGATAACATACTTGCTGTCAGCTGAGGAATAATTCCGTATCTGATCTTTTGAAATGTTGTCGCACCTAATGCATCAAGCGCTTGTATAATACCGGGATCGATATCTTCAATAATCTCGATATAAAGTTTTGAGATCATACCAATGGATAAAACACCAATAGTTAATACCCCGGTCATCGCTCCACCACCGGTTACTCTTACGAACATCAACGCTGTAATGAAAAACGGAAATGAACGAATCGTTGTAATGATTGTATTTCCAATAACACTAGGCACTCTACCTACAATGTTTTTTGCAGTTAAAAATGCAAACGGAACAGATAAGATAGCACCGAGAAGGGTTCCTAAAAACGCAATACCAATGGTTTCAAACATGAGTCTAGGAATACTTCCAGCATGATAACTGAAAATTAAATCCCATGTAGGATTAAAGAATGATCTAAACAAGTTTCTTGCGATATTAATACCCTCTTCAAAAATACCAGGATAATTAATAACATCCAAACTCCATATGAAGAGTGCTAAAATAATGACAGCAGCAATCGTATTTCTAACGGTATGTTTTGGGCGTCTTTCATAAGCCAATAATACGTCATTCATTATGTTAACCTCCTTCTAAGATATTGTGAGAGGTTTTCAACAACTAATACAACGACAAGAAGTGAAAGAACAATCACTGATACATTTCCAAATTTATTTAATTGCATTTGATCGTTTAAGACTCTACCAATACCACCAGCGTTGACAAATCCTAAGATTGCTGAAGCTCTTAAATTTATTTCAAATGTATATAGTACAATCGAGTAAAAACGACCAAGTATTTGTGGTACAATCGCTGCTCTAAAAGCTTCAAGTTTAGTTGCTCCTGTTGCTTCTATTGCAATAAATGCACCCATATCTAAACCTTCTATAACTTCAAATAGCATTTTAGTAATAATACCAAATGTAAATAAAATGGTTGCTAAAACACCAATAAATGTTCCATAATCAAAAATATAAGAAAAGATTAATGCGTATACTAATGTTGGAAAAGTTCTAATAACTGCTAAAAAAGATTTTACAATGTTAGGTACAGGATTTTTTGCACCCATAATATTTCTTGATGCTAATATTGCAACTGGAACAGATAGAATAGCACCAATAAATGTTCCGATTAATGATATTTGAATCGTCTCAACCATTGGTGTTACAACATTGCTCGCATAATCTATATTAAACTCTGCAATCATGTCGCCAAGAATGGTAAAGAAGTTGGGGATGTTTCTTATGAAGAAATTAAATCCCACACGATTAAAATAATTTTGAATGATGTTAAACCAAAAATAAAGAAACACAGCTATAACTATAGATGCATAAAAAATATTATTTGACTTAGGTTTTACAATAAATGATCCATCATGAAGATGGGTAGTTCTTTTTATCTCGCTCTTTTGTTTGTAACTTTTGAAAAAATTATTGATCTTTGAACATAATGTCTTCATCAGTTAACTCTCTTCCGTAGACTTTCTTTAAAATTTCTTCCGTAACCGCTTTAGAGTCGCCATCGTATACAACTTCGCCTTGATTGATTCCAATCACTCTTGTGGCATATTTCAACGCTAAATCAACGTGATGCATGTTGACAAGAATTGTAATATTTTCTTCTTTGTTGATTCTTTGGAAATCACTCATAATCTGATTTGCAGTAATTGGATCTAAAGATGCTACTGGTTCATCCGCTAAAATAATATCTGGGTTTTGAGCGAGAGTGCGTGCTAAAGCAACACGCTGTTGTTGTCCACCCGATAATTGATCAGCGCGAATATAAGCTTTTTCTAAAATTCCCACTTTATTTAGGGATTCTAGTGCAAGAAGTTTATCTCTTTTGGAGTATAACCCGAGAAGACTTTGCATAAAATTCATGTCTGGAACTCTTGCAGCTAAAACATTGTTTAATACATTTGTGCGATTAACTAAATTAAACGATTGAAAAACCATACCTACATGTCTTCTAAATCTTCTAAGCTCTACACCTTTCAAATCATTAACATGTTGATCATTTACGATGATCTCTCCATCTGTTATATCAATCATTCTATTAACTAGTTTAATGAGTGTTGATTTCCCAGCACCACTTAATCCTATGATTGCTACAAACTCTCCTGGATGTATGACTAAATTTACATTTTTTAGTGCTTGAACACCATTAGGGTATATCTTTGAAACATTTTGAAACTTAATCATTATGAAAACTCCTTTTGAATAAATATAGGCTTAATATGCATTCTCATACTAAGCCTATCTATTATTTAAATATTTTTAAATTGTTGATTAGCCGTTAATTAAATCGTTTGCAGCACGAGCGCCATCATAATCAGAATCATCTGCTCTTGTATAACCTTGGTGGCTATAAACTGAGAAAATATCCTTAACCATTTCAAACACACCTGCAACTGGTTTAGGAAGTGGTGTTTCATCACTTACTAAATTGATAAATGCTTGTTCGATAGCTGCTTGTAAATCATCATCTACAGTTTTCTTAGAAACTGTAATTGTATCATTATAAACACCTTCTGTTACAAATACAACATCTGTTTCATCCCAAATAGATTCAGTGCGACCATATCCGCCTTCATCACTTGAAATCCACTCATCTGCATAATCTCTTCTGAAATCTGCATAACCGAATGCGATATCAACTTGGCCTGATGCTAACGCAGCTGCTGCTCCGCCGTATCCAGATACTTGAATCACATTTGCTTGTGGAAGATCATTTAATGTTTTACCAAATAATGTGTTAAACAATAATGATGGGTAAACACGACCTGCAGAAGATGTAACTGATTGTACACCAACTTTAACATCTTGTAAGTCTTCCCAAGTTAAAGATTCTCCACCATTTACTTTAGCAGCAAGTTCTCTACCTTTTGCTGAAGTACCTGCAACAGCAATTGAACGATAGTAAGTAACTTGTTTTGTTGAATCACCAGTAGTTGGTTTGTTGTCGTTCCAGTCTTTTGGATTATCTGAATCGTTGTTTAATCCAGCACGAGTAGCTGTTAAAGCAACATCCATATTTTCTCCATCAGCATATACAGCATAAGTACCACCAGGAATAAATCCAACATCAGCAGTACCAGCATCAAGTGCTTGACCAACTGCTTCATAAGAAGTACCTACATAAACACTTACTGTTTCGAAATCATAACCAAGTTCAGCTAATTCTGCCTTTAATACTTCTGGCAAATAACTAATACCTTGAACTAACGTAGCATTGTCTCTTGAAGGAACGAAGAATACGCTTAAATCTGTTTTTTCTTCAGCTTCACCACAAGCAGCAAGCCCTAGCAATGTTACAAAAGCTAATGTAAATAACACTAATTTTTTGTACATAAATTCACTTTTCTCCTCTATTTTTTTTATTTGATAATCTACAAAAATAAAACCACATATGTGGCTTTTATTTCATGAGCACAAAGAGAAACTCGTGCAGCAGTTCATCTATGGTGCCAAAGAAATAAAAATCACAAAACTCGGTCATTCATAAGATATATCAAATATGTCTTAATTATAGCAAAGACCCCTACCTTTGTAAAGAATAAAAGGCTTTAAAAATCATCACCTTGTAGTATACTAGAATTAGCAAAAAAAAATTATGAAAAGGAAACATAGATATGAAAAGGAAATTCCATCTTACTGTTTTTCATACTTCAGATACTCACGGACATTTAACAAGTGACTCATACAGCCATTTACCTCCTATGCCGAAGGGATTATCTCGAGTATCCAGTTTCTTGAAAACACAAAAACAAGAACACCAAATTAGAATTGATTTAGGAGATACAATCCAAGGAAGCCCTTTAGCTTTTATGTATAAAAATCATCAAAAAAGCAAAAGGAATCCATTTTCACAGTTACTCAATCATATAAAATATGATTATTTTATCCCAGGTAATCACGATTTCAACTATGGGCTTGAGTATTTAAATGAGTTTTTGGATCAAACACATGTAAAAGTTTTATGCTCAAATGTATACGATGGTGATAAACTTTACTTTCGTTCAGCTTATGATATCAAAACTTTTGAAGATAATTTAAGAGTTGCCATCATTGGCATCACTAATAACTATATCCCAAATTGGGAAACAAAAAAAACCATCGGTGATTTAATTTTCGAACAAGCTGATATCAGTGCACGAAACATCATTGAATCAATCAAGCAAAAAGAGCATCCTGATTATGTCATTGTTGCATATCACGGAGGCTATGAGTGCAACATAGATACTGGAGTAAATGAAGCTAAAAACCCAACTGAAAATCTTGGATGTAAAATATTTAAATCCATACCTGATGTTGATCTTCTTCTCACGGGTCACGAACATAGACATCTTGTCCTCAATGAAAAAAATCGCGTGATGTTACAACCTGGATATGCAGGTGAATGTGTTTCTCAAACTGACATCATCTTTAATAACGAAAATGGAGACTGGAATGTTGATACTGTCGATGCAAAACTAG
Proteins encoded in this window:
- a CDS encoding phosphonate ABC transporter, permease protein PhnE, whose protein sequence is MNDVLLAYERRPKHTVRNTIAAVIILALFIWSLDVINYPGIFEEGINIARNLFRSFFNPTWDLIFSYHAGSIPRLMFETIGIAFLGTLLGAILSVPFAFLTAKNIVGRVPSVIGNTIITTIRSFPFFITALMFVRVTGGGAMTGVLTIGVLSIGMISKLYIEIIEDIDPGIIQALDALGATTFQKIRYGIIPQLTASMLSVIIYRFEINVKNATVLGIVGAGGIGVSLILAMNAGRWRDASAALWGIIIVVLIVDFFSTRIRAKLVNG
- a CDS encoding phosphonate ABC transporter ATP-binding protein, producing the protein MIKFQNVSKIYPNGVQALKNVNLVIHPGEFVAIIGLSGAGKSTLIKLVNRMIDITDGEIIVNDQHVNDLKGVELRRFRRHVGMVFQSFNLVNRTNVLNNVLAARVPDMNFMQSLLGLYSKRDKLLALESLNKVGILEKAYIRADQLSGGQQQRVALARTLAQNPDIILADEPVASLDPITANQIMSDFQRINKEENITILVNMHHVDLALKYATRVIGINQGEVVYDGDSKAVTEEILKKVYGRELTDEDIMFKDQ
- a CDS encoding phosphonate ABC transporter, permease protein PhnE; its protein translation is MKTLCSKINNFFKSYKQKSEIKRTTHLHDGSFIVKPKSNNIFYASIVIAVFLYFWFNIIQNYFNRVGFNFFIRNIPNFFTILGDMIAEFNIDYASNVVTPMVETIQISLIGTFIGAILSVPVAILASRNIMGAKNPVPNIVKSFLAVIRTFPTLVYALIFSYIFDYGTFIGVLATILFTFGIITKMLFEVIEGLDMGAFIAIEATGATKLEAFRAAIVPQILGRFYSIVLYTFEINLRASAILGFVNAGGIGRVLNDQMQLNKFGNVSVIVLSLLVVVLVVENLSQYLRRRLT